In one window of Gossypium hirsutum isolate 1008001.06 chromosome A01, Gossypium_hirsutum_v2.1, whole genome shotgun sequence DNA:
- the LOC107939153 gene encoding uncharacterized protein isoform X1: MIRLKIQDNLRKMAWKASSSQASVGGLGSGALSHVFIQYPPLHCNNPGSRGFYYDDGNKLLISPTSDQIFSWKTAPFSPLAAPITDSITEGPICSVRFSLDEKIIAVQRSNISIQFWHRETEETFTHRCKSESESILGFFWTDCPSCDIVIVKTSGLDLFAYDSTSKSLILVETKKLAVSWYVYTHESRLILLASGMQCKTFHGFQLSSAGIIRLPKFEMVMAKPEANSKPVLASEDVYIVTVYGRIYCLQVDRVAMVLHSYRFYRDAIIQQGSLPIYSSKVAVSVVDNVLLVHQVDAKVVILYDIFADSRAPISAPLPVLLRGFQRSDISNSRPSTKESESSEASDSNDNEAIIYGADWTFLVPDLICDVANKLLWKIHLDLEAISASSSEVPLVLEFLQRRKLEANKAKQLCLAITQTMILERRPITVVAKAMDVLVTSYSLSLKTGSYFKGIKTERIPSSVPNVSGPGQATDVFTSRTDGKSVQHEPATRVNSVSFSRPSTYSSSETEDNCSFEPSKISSNDTQFVGGKVDASAESSTTDNPLNASVSEQQKSQLTSPAISPDEMYRSVFAPIEEEMTVEPSYLVAIILEFFRCANLERVKVHPSLYVLTIQLLARSEQYAELSLFIINKVIEPSKEVALQLLESGRQSLQIRKLGLDMLRQLSLNHDYVLLLVQDGYYLEALRYARKHKVTTIRPSLFLEAAFTSNDSQHLAAVLRFFSDFIPGFRSTSDFFTYYNVLNEMSSSVTA, translated from the exons ATGATAAG GCTAAAAATACAAGATAACCTTAGAAAGATGGCCTGGAAAGCTTCAAGTTCGCAAGCTAGTGTTGGTGGTCTGGGATCTGGTGCTCTATCACATGTTTTCATACAATATCCCCCTCTCCATTGCAACAATCCTGGATCAAGAGGTTTCTATTATGATGATGGAAATAAATTACTCATCTCTCCTACATCTGACCAG ATCTTTTCGTGGAAAACTGCTCCATTTTCTCCTCTTGCTGCCCCTATCACTGATTCGATAACTGAAGGGCCTATCTGTTCTGTCCGGTTTTCTCTAGATGAAAAGATTATAGCAGTCCAACGGTCCAATATTTCTATACAATTTTGGCATAGAGAAACAGAGGAAACTTTCACTCACAGGTGCAAATCCGAGTCAGAGAGTATACTGGGGTTCTTCTGGACAGATTGTCCATCATGTGATATTGTAATTGTGAAGACCAG TGGGTTGGACTTGTTTGCTTATGATTCTACCTCGAAGTCACTTATCTTGGTTGAGACAAAGAAATTGGCTGTTAGTTGGTATGTCTACACACATGAGAGCAGATTGATTCTCCTTGCTTCAGGAATGCAGTGCAAGACGTTCCATGGATTTCAG CTTTCATCTGCTGGGATTATTCGATTACCAAAGTTTGAAATGGTAATGGCTAAACCTGAAGCTAACAGTAAGCCTGTCCTTGCTTCTGAAGATGTCTATATTGTCACTGT TTATGGGAGAATTTACTGCTTGCAAGTTGATAGAGTTGCAATGGTACTGCATTCATATCGGTTTTACCGTGATGCTATTATCCAACAG GGTTCATTACCAATTTACTCGAGCAAGGTTGCTGTGAGTGTGGTTGATAATGTACTACTTGTGCACCAAGTAGATGCAAAAGTTGTTATACTCTATGACATATTTGCAGATTCTCGAGCTCCCATATCTGCCCCACTTCCTGTACTATTGAGGGGTTTTCAAAGGTCCGATATTTCTAATTCTCGACCTAGCACCAAGGAAAGTGAAAGTTCAGAGGCCTCTGATTCAAATGATAATGAAGCAATTATTTATGGAGCTGACTGGACCTTTTTGGTTCCTGACCTTATATGTGATGTAGCTAATAAGCTTTTATGGAAGATCCACTTAGACTTGGAG GCAATTTCTGCTAGTTCCTCTGAAGTTCCATTGGTATTGGAATTCTTGCAAAGACGAAAGTTGGAAGCCAACAAG GCGAAACAACTATGTTTGGCAATTACGCAAACAATGATTCTAGAACGCAGACCTATCACCGTGGTTGCCAAGGCAATGGATGTATTAGTCACCTCGTATTCACTCTCTCTTAAAACTGGCAGTTATTTCAAGGGAATAAAGACTGAGAGGATCCCCTCAAGTGTGCCAAATGTGAGTGGCCCAGGGCAAGCCACAGATGTATTCACCAGCAGAACCGATGGAAAATCTGTCCAACATGAACCTGCTACCAGAGTCAACAGTGTATCTTTTAGTAGACCTTCAACTTATTCGTCTTCAGAGACGGAGGATAATTGCAGCTTTGAACCATCGAAAATCAGCTCAAATGATACTCAGTTTGTTGGTGGCAAAGTGGATGCAAGTGCTGAAAGTTCTACCACTGATAATCCATTAAATGCTAGTGTTTCTGAGCAGCAGAAGTCTCAGCTCACTTCACCTGCAATTTCACCCGATGAGATGTACAGATCTGTCTTTGCTCCTATTGAGGAAGAGATGACTGTGGAGCCTTCTTATCTGGTTGCCATCATTCTTGAGTTTTTTCGATG TGCCAACTTAGAAAGGGTCAAAGTGCATCCAAGCCTATATGTGTTAACTATTCAACTATTGGCCCGCAGTGAGCAATATGCAGAACTTAGTTTGTTCATCATAAACAAG GTTATTGAGCCCTCAAAAGAAGTTGCTCTACAGCTGCTAGAATCAGGTCGTCAAAGTTTGCAAATTAGGAAGCTGGGTTTGGATATGCTAAGACAGCTTTCTTTGAATCATGATTATGTGTTGTTATTAGTGCAAGATGGATATTATCTTGAAGCTTTACGTTATGCACGGAAGCATAAG GTCACTACTATCCGGCCATCATTATTTCTTGAAGCAGCATTTACCTCCAATGACTCGCAACATCTAGCAGCGGTTTTGAGATTCTTTTCAGATTTCATTCCTGGCTTCCGAAGCACCTCGGATTTCTTTACGTACTACAACGTTCTCAATGAGATGAGCTCTTCAGTAACTGCTTAA
- the LOC107939153 gene encoding uncharacterized protein isoform X2, with product MAWKASSSQASVGGLGSGALSHVFIQYPPLHCNNPGSRGFYYDDGNKLLISPTSDQIFSWKTAPFSPLAAPITDSITEGPICSVRFSLDEKIIAVQRSNISIQFWHRETEETFTHRCKSESESILGFFWTDCPSCDIVIVKTSGLDLFAYDSTSKSLILVETKKLAVSWYVYTHESRLILLASGMQCKTFHGFQLSSAGIIRLPKFEMVMAKPEANSKPVLASEDVYIVTVYGRIYCLQVDRVAMVLHSYRFYRDAIIQQGSLPIYSSKVAVSVVDNVLLVHQVDAKVVILYDIFADSRAPISAPLPVLLRGFQRSDISNSRPSTKESESSEASDSNDNEAIIYGADWTFLVPDLICDVANKLLWKIHLDLEAISASSSEVPLVLEFLQRRKLEANKAKQLCLAITQTMILERRPITVVAKAMDVLVTSYSLSLKTGSYFKGIKTERIPSSVPNVSGPGQATDVFTSRTDGKSVQHEPATRVNSVSFSRPSTYSSSETEDNCSFEPSKISSNDTQFVGGKVDASAESSTTDNPLNASVSEQQKSQLTSPAISPDEMYRSVFAPIEEEMTVEPSYLVAIILEFFRCANLERVKVHPSLYVLTIQLLARSEQYAELSLFIINKVIEPSKEVALQLLESGRQSLQIRKLGLDMLRQLSLNHDYVLLLVQDGYYLEALRYARKHKVTTIRPSLFLEAAFTSNDSQHLAAVLRFFSDFIPGFRSTSDFFTYYNVLNEMSSSVTA from the exons ATGGCCTGGAAAGCTTCAAGTTCGCAAGCTAGTGTTGGTGGTCTGGGATCTGGTGCTCTATCACATGTTTTCATACAATATCCCCCTCTCCATTGCAACAATCCTGGATCAAGAGGTTTCTATTATGATGATGGAAATAAATTACTCATCTCTCCTACATCTGACCAG ATCTTTTCGTGGAAAACTGCTCCATTTTCTCCTCTTGCTGCCCCTATCACTGATTCGATAACTGAAGGGCCTATCTGTTCTGTCCGGTTTTCTCTAGATGAAAAGATTATAGCAGTCCAACGGTCCAATATTTCTATACAATTTTGGCATAGAGAAACAGAGGAAACTTTCACTCACAGGTGCAAATCCGAGTCAGAGAGTATACTGGGGTTCTTCTGGACAGATTGTCCATCATGTGATATTGTAATTGTGAAGACCAG TGGGTTGGACTTGTTTGCTTATGATTCTACCTCGAAGTCACTTATCTTGGTTGAGACAAAGAAATTGGCTGTTAGTTGGTATGTCTACACACATGAGAGCAGATTGATTCTCCTTGCTTCAGGAATGCAGTGCAAGACGTTCCATGGATTTCAG CTTTCATCTGCTGGGATTATTCGATTACCAAAGTTTGAAATGGTAATGGCTAAACCTGAAGCTAACAGTAAGCCTGTCCTTGCTTCTGAAGATGTCTATATTGTCACTGT TTATGGGAGAATTTACTGCTTGCAAGTTGATAGAGTTGCAATGGTACTGCATTCATATCGGTTTTACCGTGATGCTATTATCCAACAG GGTTCATTACCAATTTACTCGAGCAAGGTTGCTGTGAGTGTGGTTGATAATGTACTACTTGTGCACCAAGTAGATGCAAAAGTTGTTATACTCTATGACATATTTGCAGATTCTCGAGCTCCCATATCTGCCCCACTTCCTGTACTATTGAGGGGTTTTCAAAGGTCCGATATTTCTAATTCTCGACCTAGCACCAAGGAAAGTGAAAGTTCAGAGGCCTCTGATTCAAATGATAATGAAGCAATTATTTATGGAGCTGACTGGACCTTTTTGGTTCCTGACCTTATATGTGATGTAGCTAATAAGCTTTTATGGAAGATCCACTTAGACTTGGAG GCAATTTCTGCTAGTTCCTCTGAAGTTCCATTGGTATTGGAATTCTTGCAAAGACGAAAGTTGGAAGCCAACAAG GCGAAACAACTATGTTTGGCAATTACGCAAACAATGATTCTAGAACGCAGACCTATCACCGTGGTTGCCAAGGCAATGGATGTATTAGTCACCTCGTATTCACTCTCTCTTAAAACTGGCAGTTATTTCAAGGGAATAAAGACTGAGAGGATCCCCTCAAGTGTGCCAAATGTGAGTGGCCCAGGGCAAGCCACAGATGTATTCACCAGCAGAACCGATGGAAAATCTGTCCAACATGAACCTGCTACCAGAGTCAACAGTGTATCTTTTAGTAGACCTTCAACTTATTCGTCTTCAGAGACGGAGGATAATTGCAGCTTTGAACCATCGAAAATCAGCTCAAATGATACTCAGTTTGTTGGTGGCAAAGTGGATGCAAGTGCTGAAAGTTCTACCACTGATAATCCATTAAATGCTAGTGTTTCTGAGCAGCAGAAGTCTCAGCTCACTTCACCTGCAATTTCACCCGATGAGATGTACAGATCTGTCTTTGCTCCTATTGAGGAAGAGATGACTGTGGAGCCTTCTTATCTGGTTGCCATCATTCTTGAGTTTTTTCGATG TGCCAACTTAGAAAGGGTCAAAGTGCATCCAAGCCTATATGTGTTAACTATTCAACTATTGGCCCGCAGTGAGCAATATGCAGAACTTAGTTTGTTCATCATAAACAAG GTTATTGAGCCCTCAAAAGAAGTTGCTCTACAGCTGCTAGAATCAGGTCGTCAAAGTTTGCAAATTAGGAAGCTGGGTTTGGATATGCTAAGACAGCTTTCTTTGAATCATGATTATGTGTTGTTATTAGTGCAAGATGGATATTATCTTGAAGCTTTACGTTATGCACGGAAGCATAAG GTCACTACTATCCGGCCATCATTATTTCTTGAAGCAGCATTTACCTCCAATGACTCGCAACATCTAGCAGCGGTTTTGAGATTCTTTTCAGATTTCATTCCTGGCTTCCGAAGCACCTCGGATTTCTTTACGTACTACAACGTTCTCAATGAGATGAGCTCTTCAGTAACTGCTTAA